A single window of Mangifera indica cultivar Alphonso chromosome 18, CATAS_Mindica_2.1, whole genome shotgun sequence DNA harbors:
- the LOC123201927 gene encoding C2 domain-containing protein At1g53590-like isoform X2, producing the protein MTTLLEVSIIHHVGIVFLFLWLLSLFNRCGPIAFLMSIVYLFWVHEEYVEKLRRKLKFEERKRSYMRRVLSDSETVRWLNHAIENIWPICMEQIASQKILLPIIPWFLEKYKPWTAKEAVVQHLYLGRNPPMFNEMRVLRHSNDDDHLVLELGMNFLTADDMSAIIAVKLRKRLGFGMWAKLHVTGMHVEGKVLVGVKFLRHWPFLGRLRLCFSEPPYFQMTVKPIFTHGLDVTELPGIAGWLDKLLSVAFEETLVEPNMLVVDMEKFASPQPEHWFSVNVKEPVAHAIVEVVEASDMKPSDFNGLADPYVKGQLGQYRFRTKTQKKTLTPKWHDEFKIPICSWESPNVLSIEVRDKDHFKDDTLGDCTINISDLRDGQRHDMWIPLKNVKVGRLHLAITVIEEGAKGKSQWNEEALNKEGVQEEEELMSKEDMQNSFADGTQGSSFSSLISDKSPKMADKFEPINIEGQKECGIWIHHPGSVVSQTWETRKGKSRRVDTQIHSNDSSHSTSPAVSGSLNNDSSSDDENSEGKNPINSVRRGLRKIGSMFRRSPKRGDHSGRISEPISSLQANLKAINSRKFSVKLIVDDLPVPISGSTPEEVCVNSDGSNPESPEKRSNPESPEKKHMKGIAKSLLKKAEKRAHNLKQVLSRKGSRNSVGDPSTVPEQEIYPESDSSHDESVTSPSIVERIPECENNESCKTEQIFQTGSGDPQMDIEDQREKTSVEADEKRRDNEINKPDRSGNVLIESATPKRSEEDMKPKENGKSNPDENIIS; encoded by the exons ATGACAACTTTGTTGGAGGTTTCTATAATTCATCATGTGGGCATTGTATTCTTGTTTCTTTGGTTGCTTTCTTTGTTTAATCGATGTGGCCCTATAGCTTTTTTAATGTCTATAGTTTATCTTTTCTGG GTTCATGAGGAATACGTTGAAAAATTGAGGagaaaattaaagtttgagGAGAGGAAGCGGTCCTATATGAGAAGG GTGCTTTCGGATTCTGAAACGGTGAGATGGCTGAATCATGCTATTGAAAATATATGGCCCATATGCATGGAACAGATTGCTTCACAGAAGATTCTGCTCCCAATTATACCTTGGTTTCTGGAGAAGTACAAGCCCTGGACTGCT AAAGAAGCTGTGGTTCAGCACCTATATTTGGGCAGAAACCCACCTATGTTTAATGAAATGAGGGTTCTTCGCCATTCTAATGACGATGACCACTTG GTATTAGAGTTGGGTATGAACTTTCTCACGGCAGATGATATGAGTGCGATCATTGCTGTAAAACTGAGAAAAAGACTAGGATTTGGAATGTGGGCAAAGTTGCATGTGACAGGCATGCATGTTGAAGGGAAG GTTTTGGTTGGGGTGAAGTTTCTTCGCCACTGGCCTTTTCTTGGCCGGTTGAGGTTATGCTTTTCTGAGCCTCCATATTTTCAGATGACTGTAAAACCTATCTTCACTCATGGACTTGATGTTACAGAACTTCCAGGAATTGCTGGATGGCTA GACAAGCTTCTATCTGTTGCATTTGAGGAGACGCTTGTTGAG CCCAATATGCTGGTTGTAGATATGGAGAAGTTCGCTTCACCACAGCCAG AACATTGGTTCTCCGTCAATGTGAAGGAACCTGTTGCACATGCAATTGTTGAAGTTGTTGAAGCATCAGATATGAAACCATCAGATTTCAATG GTTTGGCTGATCCATATGTGAAGGGGCAACTTGGACAGTACAGATTCAGGACTAagacacaaaagaaaactttgaCTCCAAAATGGCACGATGAATTTAAGATCCCCATTTGTTCGTGGGAATCACCTAATGTGCTATCTATTGAAGTTCGTGACAAAGACCATTTTAAGGATGATACCCTTGG TGACTGTACCATAAATATCAGTGATCTTAGGGATGGCCAGAGACATGACATGTGGATACCTCTCAAGAACGTTAAAGTGGGCAGGCTGCATCTTGCAATAACAGTAATTGAAGAGGGTGCAAAG GGGAAAAGTCAGTGGAATGAGGAAGCATTAAACAAGGAAGGAGTTCAAGAGGAAGAGGAGCTAATGAGCAAGGAAGACATGCAGAACTCCTTTGCTGATGGTACTCAGGGAAGttccttttcatctttaataTCAGATAAGTCCCCAAAGATGGCTGATAAATTTGAACCTATAAACATTGAGGGGCAAAAGGAGTGTGGCATATGGATCCATCACCCAGGAAGTGTAGTATCACAGACTTGGGAGACTAGAAAAGGGAAGAGCAGGCGCGTTGATACCCAGATTCATAGTAATGATTCCTCTCACAGCACTAGTCCAGCAGTATCTGGATCATTGAACAATGACAGCAGCAGTGATGATGAAAATTCTGAGGGGAAAAATCCTATAAATTCTGTTAGGCGGGGCTTACGGAAGATTGGTTCTATGTTTCGAAGGAGTCCTAAAAGGGGGGATCATTCAGGCAGAATTTCAGAGCCTATTTCATCTCTGCAGGCTAACCTTAAAGCAATTAATTCTAGGAAGTTTAGTGTGAAGTTGATAGTAGATGACCTTCCAGTGCCCATTTCTGGTAGCACTCCAGAAGAAGTATGTGTTAATTCAGATGGAAGTAATCCAGAAAGCCCAGAAAAGAGAAGTAATCCAGAAAGCCCAGAAAAGAAGCATATGAAAGGTATAGCGAAGAGCCTTCTGAAAAAGGCAGAGAAGCGAGCTCACAACTTAAAGCAAGTTCTTTCCCGAAAAGGGTCTAGAAATTCTGTAGGCGATCCATCTACAGTTCCTGAACAAGAAATCTATCCAGAATCTGACTCTTCTCATGATGAATCTGTTACCTCACCCTCTATTGTTGAAAGAATACCTGAGTGTGAAAACAATGAGTCTTGTAAAACTGAGCAAATTTTTCAGACTGGTTCAGGCGATCCCCAAATGGATATTGAGGACCAAAGGGAGAAGACAAGTGTTGAAGCTGATGAGAAGAGAAGGGATAACGAGATAAACAAACCTGACAGGAGTGGTAATGTACTGATTGAGTCTGCAACTCCCAAGCGTTCGGAGGAGGATATGAAAcccaaagaaaatggaaaatccAACCCAGAtgaaaatattatctcatag
- the LOC123201927 gene encoding C2 domain-containing protein At1g53590-like isoform X3 produces the protein MTTLLEVSIIHHVGIVFLFLWLLSLFNRCGPIAFLMSIVYLFWVHEEYVEKLRRKLKFEERKRSYMRRVLSDSETVRWLNHAIENIWPICMEQIASQKILLPIIPWFLEKYKPWTAKEAVVQHLYLGRNPPMFNEMRVLRHSNDDDHLVLVGVKFLRHWPFLGRLRLCFSEPPYFQMTVKPIFTHGLDVTELPGIAGWLDKLLSVAFEETLVEPNMLVVDMEKFASPQPEHWFSVNVKEPVAHAIVEVVEASDMKPSDFNGLADPYVKGQLGQYRFRTKTQKKTLTPKWHDEFKIPICSWESPNVLSIEVRDKDHFKDDTLGDCTINISDLRDGQRHDMWIPLKNVKVGRLHLAITVIEEGAKQGKSQWNEEALNKEGVQEEEELMSKEDMQNSFADGTQGSSFSSLISDKSPKMADKFEPINIEGQKECGIWIHHPGSVVSQTWETRKGKSRRVDTQIHSNDSSHSTSPAVSGSLNNDSSSDDENSEGKNPINSVRRGLRKIGSMFRRSPKRGDHSGRISEPISSLQANLKAINSRKFSVKLIVDDLPVPISGSTPEEVCVNSDGSNPESPEKRSNPESPEKKHMKGIAKSLLKKAEKRAHNLKQVLSRKGSRNSVGDPSTVPEQEIYPESDSSHDESVTSPSIVERIPECENNESCKTEQIFQTGSGDPQMDIEDQREKTSVEADEKRRDNEINKPDRSGNVLIESATPKRSEEDMKPKENGKSNPDENIIS, from the exons ATGACAACTTTGTTGGAGGTTTCTATAATTCATCATGTGGGCATTGTATTCTTGTTTCTTTGGTTGCTTTCTTTGTTTAATCGATGTGGCCCTATAGCTTTTTTAATGTCTATAGTTTATCTTTTCTGG GTTCATGAGGAATACGTTGAAAAATTGAGGagaaaattaaagtttgagGAGAGGAAGCGGTCCTATATGAGAAGG GTGCTTTCGGATTCTGAAACGGTGAGATGGCTGAATCATGCTATTGAAAATATATGGCCCATATGCATGGAACAGATTGCTTCACAGAAGATTCTGCTCCCAATTATACCTTGGTTTCTGGAGAAGTACAAGCCCTGGACTGCT AAAGAAGCTGTGGTTCAGCACCTATATTTGGGCAGAAACCCACCTATGTTTAATGAAATGAGGGTTCTTCGCCATTCTAATGACGATGACCACTTG GTTTTGGTTGGGGTGAAGTTTCTTCGCCACTGGCCTTTTCTTGGCCGGTTGAGGTTATGCTTTTCTGAGCCTCCATATTTTCAGATGACTGTAAAACCTATCTTCACTCATGGACTTGATGTTACAGAACTTCCAGGAATTGCTGGATGGCTA GACAAGCTTCTATCTGTTGCATTTGAGGAGACGCTTGTTGAG CCCAATATGCTGGTTGTAGATATGGAGAAGTTCGCTTCACCACAGCCAG AACATTGGTTCTCCGTCAATGTGAAGGAACCTGTTGCACATGCAATTGTTGAAGTTGTTGAAGCATCAGATATGAAACCATCAGATTTCAATG GTTTGGCTGATCCATATGTGAAGGGGCAACTTGGACAGTACAGATTCAGGACTAagacacaaaagaaaactttgaCTCCAAAATGGCACGATGAATTTAAGATCCCCATTTGTTCGTGGGAATCACCTAATGTGCTATCTATTGAAGTTCGTGACAAAGACCATTTTAAGGATGATACCCTTGG TGACTGTACCATAAATATCAGTGATCTTAGGGATGGCCAGAGACATGACATGTGGATACCTCTCAAGAACGTTAAAGTGGGCAGGCTGCATCTTGCAATAACAGTAATTGAAGAGGGTGCAAAG CAGGGGAAAAGTCAGTGGAATGAGGAAGCATTAAACAAGGAAGGAGTTCAAGAGGAAGAGGAGCTAATGAGCAAGGAAGACATGCAGAACTCCTTTGCTGATGGTACTCAGGGAAGttccttttcatctttaataTCAGATAAGTCCCCAAAGATGGCTGATAAATTTGAACCTATAAACATTGAGGGGCAAAAGGAGTGTGGCATATGGATCCATCACCCAGGAAGTGTAGTATCACAGACTTGGGAGACTAGAAAAGGGAAGAGCAGGCGCGTTGATACCCAGATTCATAGTAATGATTCCTCTCACAGCACTAGTCCAGCAGTATCTGGATCATTGAACAATGACAGCAGCAGTGATGATGAAAATTCTGAGGGGAAAAATCCTATAAATTCTGTTAGGCGGGGCTTACGGAAGATTGGTTCTATGTTTCGAAGGAGTCCTAAAAGGGGGGATCATTCAGGCAGAATTTCAGAGCCTATTTCATCTCTGCAGGCTAACCTTAAAGCAATTAATTCTAGGAAGTTTAGTGTGAAGTTGATAGTAGATGACCTTCCAGTGCCCATTTCTGGTAGCACTCCAGAAGAAGTATGTGTTAATTCAGATGGAAGTAATCCAGAAAGCCCAGAAAAGAGAAGTAATCCAGAAAGCCCAGAAAAGAAGCATATGAAAGGTATAGCGAAGAGCCTTCTGAAAAAGGCAGAGAAGCGAGCTCACAACTTAAAGCAAGTTCTTTCCCGAAAAGGGTCTAGAAATTCTGTAGGCGATCCATCTACAGTTCCTGAACAAGAAATCTATCCAGAATCTGACTCTTCTCATGATGAATCTGTTACCTCACCCTCTATTGTTGAAAGAATACCTGAGTGTGAAAACAATGAGTCTTGTAAAACTGAGCAAATTTTTCAGACTGGTTCAGGCGATCCCCAAATGGATATTGAGGACCAAAGGGAGAAGACAAGTGTTGAAGCTGATGAGAAGAGAAGGGATAACGAGATAAACAAACCTGACAGGAGTGGTAATGTACTGATTGAGTCTGCAACTCCCAAGCGTTCGGAGGAGGATATGAAAcccaaagaaaatggaaaatccAACCCAGAtgaaaatattatctcatag
- the LOC123201927 gene encoding C2 domain-containing protein At1g53590-like isoform X1 has protein sequence MTTLLEVSIIHHVGIVFLFLWLLSLFNRCGPIAFLMSIVYLFWVHEEYVEKLRRKLKFEERKRSYMRRVLSDSETVRWLNHAIENIWPICMEQIASQKILLPIIPWFLEKYKPWTAKEAVVQHLYLGRNPPMFNEMRVLRHSNDDDHLVLELGMNFLTADDMSAIIAVKLRKRLGFGMWAKLHVTGMHVEGKVLVGVKFLRHWPFLGRLRLCFSEPPYFQMTVKPIFTHGLDVTELPGIAGWLDKLLSVAFEETLVEPNMLVVDMEKFASPQPEHWFSVNVKEPVAHAIVEVVEASDMKPSDFNGLADPYVKGQLGQYRFRTKTQKKTLTPKWHDEFKIPICSWESPNVLSIEVRDKDHFKDDTLGDCTINISDLRDGQRHDMWIPLKNVKVGRLHLAITVIEEGAKQGKSQWNEEALNKEGVQEEEELMSKEDMQNSFADGTQGSSFSSLISDKSPKMADKFEPINIEGQKECGIWIHHPGSVVSQTWETRKGKSRRVDTQIHSNDSSHSTSPAVSGSLNNDSSSDDENSEGKNPINSVRRGLRKIGSMFRRSPKRGDHSGRISEPISSLQANLKAINSRKFSVKLIVDDLPVPISGSTPEEVCVNSDGSNPESPEKRSNPESPEKKHMKGIAKSLLKKAEKRAHNLKQVLSRKGSRNSVGDPSTVPEQEIYPESDSSHDESVTSPSIVERIPECENNESCKTEQIFQTGSGDPQMDIEDQREKTSVEADEKRRDNEINKPDRSGNVLIESATPKRSEEDMKPKENGKSNPDENIIS, from the exons ATGACAACTTTGTTGGAGGTTTCTATAATTCATCATGTGGGCATTGTATTCTTGTTTCTTTGGTTGCTTTCTTTGTTTAATCGATGTGGCCCTATAGCTTTTTTAATGTCTATAGTTTATCTTTTCTGG GTTCATGAGGAATACGTTGAAAAATTGAGGagaaaattaaagtttgagGAGAGGAAGCGGTCCTATATGAGAAGG GTGCTTTCGGATTCTGAAACGGTGAGATGGCTGAATCATGCTATTGAAAATATATGGCCCATATGCATGGAACAGATTGCTTCACAGAAGATTCTGCTCCCAATTATACCTTGGTTTCTGGAGAAGTACAAGCCCTGGACTGCT AAAGAAGCTGTGGTTCAGCACCTATATTTGGGCAGAAACCCACCTATGTTTAATGAAATGAGGGTTCTTCGCCATTCTAATGACGATGACCACTTG GTATTAGAGTTGGGTATGAACTTTCTCACGGCAGATGATATGAGTGCGATCATTGCTGTAAAACTGAGAAAAAGACTAGGATTTGGAATGTGGGCAAAGTTGCATGTGACAGGCATGCATGTTGAAGGGAAG GTTTTGGTTGGGGTGAAGTTTCTTCGCCACTGGCCTTTTCTTGGCCGGTTGAGGTTATGCTTTTCTGAGCCTCCATATTTTCAGATGACTGTAAAACCTATCTTCACTCATGGACTTGATGTTACAGAACTTCCAGGAATTGCTGGATGGCTA GACAAGCTTCTATCTGTTGCATTTGAGGAGACGCTTGTTGAG CCCAATATGCTGGTTGTAGATATGGAGAAGTTCGCTTCACCACAGCCAG AACATTGGTTCTCCGTCAATGTGAAGGAACCTGTTGCACATGCAATTGTTGAAGTTGTTGAAGCATCAGATATGAAACCATCAGATTTCAATG GTTTGGCTGATCCATATGTGAAGGGGCAACTTGGACAGTACAGATTCAGGACTAagacacaaaagaaaactttgaCTCCAAAATGGCACGATGAATTTAAGATCCCCATTTGTTCGTGGGAATCACCTAATGTGCTATCTATTGAAGTTCGTGACAAAGACCATTTTAAGGATGATACCCTTGG TGACTGTACCATAAATATCAGTGATCTTAGGGATGGCCAGAGACATGACATGTGGATACCTCTCAAGAACGTTAAAGTGGGCAGGCTGCATCTTGCAATAACAGTAATTGAAGAGGGTGCAAAG CAGGGGAAAAGTCAGTGGAATGAGGAAGCATTAAACAAGGAAGGAGTTCAAGAGGAAGAGGAGCTAATGAGCAAGGAAGACATGCAGAACTCCTTTGCTGATGGTACTCAGGGAAGttccttttcatctttaataTCAGATAAGTCCCCAAAGATGGCTGATAAATTTGAACCTATAAACATTGAGGGGCAAAAGGAGTGTGGCATATGGATCCATCACCCAGGAAGTGTAGTATCACAGACTTGGGAGACTAGAAAAGGGAAGAGCAGGCGCGTTGATACCCAGATTCATAGTAATGATTCCTCTCACAGCACTAGTCCAGCAGTATCTGGATCATTGAACAATGACAGCAGCAGTGATGATGAAAATTCTGAGGGGAAAAATCCTATAAATTCTGTTAGGCGGGGCTTACGGAAGATTGGTTCTATGTTTCGAAGGAGTCCTAAAAGGGGGGATCATTCAGGCAGAATTTCAGAGCCTATTTCATCTCTGCAGGCTAACCTTAAAGCAATTAATTCTAGGAAGTTTAGTGTGAAGTTGATAGTAGATGACCTTCCAGTGCCCATTTCTGGTAGCACTCCAGAAGAAGTATGTGTTAATTCAGATGGAAGTAATCCAGAAAGCCCAGAAAAGAGAAGTAATCCAGAAAGCCCAGAAAAGAAGCATATGAAAGGTATAGCGAAGAGCCTTCTGAAAAAGGCAGAGAAGCGAGCTCACAACTTAAAGCAAGTTCTTTCCCGAAAAGGGTCTAGAAATTCTGTAGGCGATCCATCTACAGTTCCTGAACAAGAAATCTATCCAGAATCTGACTCTTCTCATGATGAATCTGTTACCTCACCCTCTATTGTTGAAAGAATACCTGAGTGTGAAAACAATGAGTCTTGTAAAACTGAGCAAATTTTTCAGACTGGTTCAGGCGATCCCCAAATGGATATTGAGGACCAAAGGGAGAAGACAAGTGTTGAAGCTGATGAGAAGAGAAGGGATAACGAGATAAACAAACCTGACAGGAGTGGTAATGTACTGATTGAGTCTGCAACTCCCAAGCGTTCGGAGGAGGATATGAAAcccaaagaaaatggaaaatccAACCCAGAtgaaaatattatctcatag